In Magnetococcales bacterium, the DNA window CTTCGGCCTTCACCATCGACAGCCACAAGATCCATGTGGATACCCTCATCCTGCCACCTGCCCCGGTACCGGCCTTCCAGAATATCTGGCAAAGCCGCATCGTCAAGATCCAAGCTCCCCTGCAATGCCAGGGGCCGATGATCCTGATGGTGGATTCGGACCTGATGATATTGAAGGATTTTCAGGTGCCGGTCACTCCCAACACCATCATGGGCAGCTTTAGAACCGGGAAGATGGCGTTTAAATTAAAGGGGCTGCCCCACCGCTTTCCAGAGATGCGCCTGGTGCGACGGCCCCATTTGAAAACCCATTTGAACGGGGCTTTTTTGGCTGCTGATCGGGAGATTTGGCAACAGCTTTCCCCCCTGTGGCTGGATCTTTTTCAATCGATCTGGGGACGGGTGAAAAGCACCGAGCGGCCGCCGACGGACCAGCTGCCCCTGGCCATTGCTCTGGATCGCCTGGGGCTTAACTCCGGGGATTTGGGGTTTTGGGCCAACTGGCCGGTGGCCAAGGAGATCGGTGGGCAAACCGCGCCCATTCCCCGGGAGGTGATCGGGGCACACGCCGGATTTCCCTTGAGTGAATACCAAAAACTGCTGAAAAATAGGGATGCGCCACTCACTTTTCAGGATCAGCAGGTGACCCGCAAGGTTCGTTATCTCCCCGGTTAAGGGGGGCTGATCCTAAAGATGCCGCCATGTTTTATCTGATCATCCATTTTTTGCTACAACCCCTCTACTGGCTGCTGATACCCTTTCGCCGGAAACGGGGCGGGGTGCTCGTCATCCATACCGGCAAGATTGGCGATTATGTCAATGCCAGCGCCCTTTTTTCCCCCTTTGATCAGGTGGATGTGCTCATCGACCGCATGAACGCCCCGTTCCCCCCCCGGGATCAGCGCATCGGTCAGGCTTGGTTGGTACAGGATTGGAGCGGCTCGTTATGGGCCAAACTTCGCCTGGCTTTGACCCTCTACCTGAAAAACTATGCCGATATTTTGGTCACCACCCCCAACGCCCTGAATCTGTTTTTTGGCCTCTCCGGGGCGCCCGGACGCAAGGCGGCTATCCGCACCTACCGTTCTGGCCAGACCGCCCAACTTTTCATGCGGTTTTATGATCAACTGGTGGAGCACACCAAGGATGATCTCACCGTGGATAGCTACCTGGCCTTGGCCGGGAGCCGCCGTATCGGGGGGAGTTCTCCTACCAAAGTAGTGGATCAGGTGGATCCGGAGCGGTTGCGCCTGAAGGTTGGGATGGTGGAAGGGCTTAAGGCGGGGGTGGGGATTATTGCCGGTAATCCCTCCAAAAAAATGCCTGGGGATGAGTGGGCCTGGATGATTGCTGAATTGATCTCTTTGGGGGCGACGGTGTTTGTCTTTGGCACCGAAGCGGACGAACCGGCCTTTCATGAGGTGTTGGAACAGGGGGATTTTGATCGGGAGCGGGTGATTTCCCTGTTGGGGGAGGTGCCGCTGGAAGATTTGCCGGACAATCTCGCCGCCATGGATCTTTTCGTGAGTGCGGATTCAGGGCCTGCCTATCTGGCTGATTCGGTGGGGGTGCCGGTGCTGGTTTATGCCGGACCCTGCCATCTCAAGGAGCAGCGCCCCTTGGGGGAGCAGTGCCATTTTATCGAACCCCGCAAGCCGGTAGGGAAAAAATCCTTTATTTTCGATACGCTGCATAACGACAACGACCCCGACTGGTATCGCACCGACTCCAAACGCCGGGTGCCTGTTCAGGCTTGGTTACGCATGCGTCTTTCCGTGAAAGAGCCCTGATCCGGTGAAAAATATTCTCATGGTGACCCACTCCCTCAACTGGGGCGGCTCCCCCATCAGCTTGCGTTTGTTGGCGTCAGGGCTTCAGGGGCGGGGATATCAAATCCATGCCGCAAGCGAAAAGGATGGCCCCCTCAGAGACTCCTACGAAGCCCTGGGTCTGCCGGTATCGATTCAACCCCGACGGGGGATGATGGAACTGGGGCTTGTCCGGGATTATCTGAAATTGATCCGGGAGAAGAAGATTGATCTGGTCCATCTCAACACCTTCACCTCTTATTATAAATATCCCGGTATTGCCGCCCGGCTTTTGGGTGTTCCGGTGGTGTGGTGGGTGCGGGAGGATGTGGAGGCCAGGCGCTGCCTGAAGATGCGGAGCTGGCCTGGGCGACTCAAGGCCATGATGGTGCCGGTTTCGGCTGCCCTGGGAGAGGATTTGGCCCGTTTGGGCTATGTTTCCAAAGAGCGCATCCGGGTGATCCTGAACGGCATTCCACCGCTATCTTCAGAGGGTGAGCCGAATGAACCCCTCCCACCAGCCACGCTGGGTTCTACCCTTCCACCCCGCCCCTGGGTCGCCGTCATCGGCAGCCTGGAAGAGCGTAAAGGATTGCACGATCTGGTGGATGCCGTTGCCCGGCTGGGGCGTTCAGGTCTCCAACCTTCGATTCTGGTCGCCGGTTCCGATCCCTCCAGCAGTGGGAAATATCGGCAACGGATCCAAACACAGCTGGCAGATTTGGGGTTGTCGGATCGTTTTTATTTTTTGGGCAACGTCGCCGACCCCCGCTGGCTCTACCGTCAGGCGGATCTCTTCGTGCTGCCGACCCACTGGGAGGGGTGCGCCCGGGTGTTGCTGGAGGCGATGAAGGAGGGTTGCCCCATTCTCACCACTGATGCCGGGGGTAATCCGGAGCTGGTGAACGATGGCC includes these proteins:
- a CDS encoding glycosyltransferase family 4 protein; translated protein: MKNILMVTHSLNWGGSPISLRLLASGLQGRGYQIHAASEKDGPLRDSYEALGLPVSIQPRRGMMELGLVRDYLKLIREKKIDLVHLNTFTSYYKYPGIAARLLGVPVVWWVREDVEARRCLKMRSWPGRLKAMMVPVSAALGEDLARLGYVSKERIRVILNGIPPLSSEGEPNEPLPPATLGSTLPPRPWVAVIGSLEERKGLHDLVDAVARLGRSGLQPSILVAGSDPSSSGKYRQRIQTQLADLGLSDRFYFLGNVADPRWLYRQADLFVLPTHWEGCARVLLEAMKEGCPILTTDAGGNPELVNDGQTGVVTPTGDVQGMTEKIRQMLENPDQSQAMAQAGQKRLRDHFTLEHHLDRVDRFYRELPNS